A region from the Dehalobacter sp. genome encodes:
- a CDS encoding 3-isopropylmalate dehydratase small subunit, giving the protein MGKAWKFGHDIDTDVIIPARYLNRFEPEHLAAHCMEDADATFAANVKPGDMMIGGKNFGCGSSREHAPLAIKAAGVKAVIAESYARIFYRNALNIGMPILECPEAVKGIESGDEIEVDLQNSTIQNVSKGTSFQATPFPPFMQELIKAGGLVPYVKEKRKNA; this is encoded by the coding sequence ATGGGTAAAGCTTGGAAATTCGGCCATGATATTGACACGGATGTCATCATCCCGGCCCGCTATTTAAACCGCTTCGAACCTGAACATCTCGCCGCCCACTGTATGGAAGATGCGGATGCAACGTTCGCTGCCAACGTTAAGCCAGGCGATATGATGATCGGCGGCAAAAACTTTGGCTGCGGATCTTCGCGGGAACATGCTCCGCTGGCGATTAAAGCGGCCGGTGTCAAGGCCGTCATCGCAGAATCCTATGCACGGATATTTTACCGGAATGCGCTGAACATCGGGATGCCGATTCTGGAGTGTCCGGAAGCTGTCAAAGGCATTGAGTCCGGTGACGAGATTGAGGTCGATCTTCAGAACAGCACGATTCAAAACGTCAGCAAGGGAACAAGTTTTCAGGCCACTCCTTTTCCGCCATTTATGCAGGAATTGATCAAAGCCGGTGGGCTGGTTCCGTACGTAAAGGAGAAAAGAAAGAATGCCTAA